The Bacillota bacterium genomic interval AGCCTCGGTTTCTACATCCTCACAGATAATCAATAGGGGTCGACCGGCTTGGAGTACGGCTTCCAAGACGGGAAGTAGATCTGCAACGGCAGTGATTTTCTTCTCGTGAACCAGGATGTAGGGCTCCTCCAAGGTAGCCTCCATTGTCTCGCTGTTGGTGACAAAGTAGGGGGAGATGTATCCTTGATCGAAGGCCATCCCTTCCACGCCTTCCACGGTAGTGCCGATTCCCTGGGATTCCTCCACGGTAATCACACCATCTTGGCCAACCTTTTCCATCGCCTCGGCCACTAGCTCTCCAATCTCAGGATCGTTGCCGGAAATAGCGGCGACATGGGCAATATGCTGTCGGCCTTCAACGGGAATCGCCATCTTCTCGATGCCTTCCACTGCCGCGGCGATCGCCTGGTCGATACCCCGGCGAATCAGCATCGGATTGGCTCCGGCAGCGACGTTCTTCATTCCCGCGGCAAAGATGGCTTGCGCCAATACCGTTGCCGTAGTGGTTCCGTCGCCGGCCACATCGTTGGTCTTGGTGGCCACCTCTCTAATCAGCTGCGCCCCCATGTTCTCGTAGGGATCCTTAAGCTCAATTTCCCGGGCCACGGTGACCCCGTCCTTGGTAACGATTGGAGAACCGAAATCTCGGCCGATCACCACGTTGCGGCCCTTGGGTCCCAGGGTGACCTTAACGGCATCGGCTACGGCATTAATACCTCTCTCAAGGGCTCTGCGAGCGTCTTCGTTAAAGGTAATTTGCTTTGCCATCAAAATCCCTCCTAGACAGTCTGAAATTTAGACATATGAAGAGTCTAGCCAGCCGTGAGCGGTCTCTGGTGGCGGCTGGAGCACAGTCACAGTCAATGGGATCGAGGGAATCCTGGTCTAGCGGTGATATGACCATTTCTGCAGTTCTAAGGAGATTTAGACAATGGCGAGGATATCCGATTCCCTGAGAATTAAGTACTCTTCACCCCGAAACTTCACCTCGGTGCCCCCATACTTGGCAAAGATCACCTGATCCTCTACCTTGACTTCCATGGGCGCCCGCTGGCCGTTGTCCAGCAATCGCCCGGGACCTACGGCAATCACCTTGCCCTGATGGGGTTTTTCTTTTGCTGTGTCCGGTAACAGAATTCCGCTTTCCGTTCTTTCCTCTTCTTCCATTACCTTGACAACAACCCGGTCTGCCAGTGGTCTTAGCATGGCAACATCCTCCTTCTTTGTTAGCACTCTCCGCTCGCGAGTGCTACTAGTTTCTAATATATCCATTTTTTTATCCAAGTCAAGAGATCTGGCTGCAGGATATCGGTCCTTCCGCTGCCTTTGTAGTCCAAAACTGGAGAAAATTGGGCATAAGGGGCCGGGCTTTGGTGCAGGTTATGGGTGATAGGAGGGATCAAAGTGCCGGGAACCTCTAGTCGGGAACCAACCCTGCCCCTAAGGCCTGTCGGGGACTATGGATTGGTGCCCAATGAACTTCTGCCGGATTTGCCGGAACGATATATCATTCAGCGCCGCTTGGAACGTGGGGGAAATGGCCAGGTGTACTTGGCTGTGGACCAATTGGCCCGTCGATCCGTCGCGGTGAAATGGATCCCTACCTCGGAGTACGGGCTAGATTCCCGTTGGGAGGCCGGGATTTTGGCGCAGCTGCAGCACCCCAACATCCCAACCCTCTACGATTGGGGTAGGACGGCCCTTGGCAGTTACCTAGTGATGGAGTATTTCCCGGGACATGATCTGTCGTGGTGGGTACAGACTCGAGGTCCCTTGCCCCCGGAGCGGGTGTGGATGGTGGTAGAACAGGTGCTGTCGGCCTTGAAGTATGCCCACAGCCGTGGGGTGTTCCATGGGGACATCAAGCCGGAGAACATAGTGATGGATGAACTGGGAATCGTAGGTTTGACGGATTTTGGCGCCAGTCGTACCTCCGATGGCCGAGGTCTTGGCGGGATCACTCACCGCTTTTCCGCCCCGGAGGTCAAGGAGGGAAAAGGGGGAGCAGCAGCGGATCTGTATTCTCTAGCCGCGACGGTAATGTATCTTCTGGGCAAACCAGTAGGAGGCCGCCCATCACCTCGGCGGGCGATGGAGTCCCTGCGTCGGGGCAAGGTGAATCCAAGGGTTCGGCGATTCTTGGCAAAGGCTCTGGATTCTGAACCGGCAAAGCGGCCCAGTCTGGCCCAATGGGAAGAGTGGGTGCAGGAAGTGCGACAGGTGTCCCCTTCCCAGGGCTTTTCGTGGCTGCAGGGTATACAGCGGGGAGCAAGGGCTTTGCTTCACTGGCGTGGAAGCAGAGTTCTTCTGGCGATGGAATGTGCCGGTCTGGTTTACTTGATCCACAACCTGCAGGTAGCGGGCAATCTGCTGTTTCCAGTGCCGACATCGATGGTGAGGCAGATGATGCTGCCCGGGGCTGCGTTTTTGCTCTCGTTGCTCAATCTACGGGCGGGACTGCTTTTTGCTCTGTGGTCCTTCTTGCCTGTTTTGATCACCCAGGTCTTGGGCTGGGCGGTGGCC includes:
- a CDS encoding co-chaperone GroES, encoding MLRPLADRVVVKVMEEEERTESGILLPDTAKEKPHQGKVIAVGPGRLLDNGQRAPMEVKVEDQVIFAKYGGTEVKFRGEEYLILRESDILAIV
- a CDS encoding serine/threonine protein kinase, producing the protein MPGTSSREPTLPLRPVGDYGLVPNELLPDLPERYIIQRRLERGGNGQVYLAVDQLARRSVAVKWIPTSEYGLDSRWEAGILAQLQHPNIPTLYDWGRTALGSYLVMEYFPGHDLSWWVQTRGPLPPERVWMVVEQVLSALKYAHSRGVFHGDIKPENIVMDELGIVGLTDFGASRTSDGRGLGGITHRFSAPEVKEGKGGAAADLYSLAATVMYLLGKPVGGRPSPRRAMESLRRGKVNPRVRRFLAKALDSEPAKRPSLAQWEEWVQEVRQVSPSQGFSWLQGIQRGARALLHWRGSRVLLAMECAGLVYLIHNLQVAGNLLFPVPTSMVRQMMLPGAAFLLSLLNLRAGLLFALWSFLPVLITQVLGWAVAYFFFLLVITPIASLAPQGMLQALIYPFLQSWHLGLALAVLLGRHLGRWKALWAASLGQWLFLVGTGLSLSPFMAEWLQYGLISAGRGLQLRASWVDGLLPALVFSVNATSAVQIAVAGFAGWLAGGWLGASFLEGAVAGVVICLLVALTYGIFSLPIPWYDLALALGGYLLFEAVDHGWLRASERRN